Genomic DNA from Carnobacteriaceae bacterium zg-C25:
CAAAAATTGCCTTACATTGTTGTCATTGTCGATGAGTTGGCTGATTTAATGATGGTAGCAAGTAATGAAGTTGAAGCGGCAATTATTCGTTTAGCACAAATGGCACGTGCAGCGGGGATTCATATGGTTTTAGCCACACAACGACCATCTGTTGATGTGATTACAGGTTTAATTAAAGCAAACGTTCCTAGTCGTATGGCTTTTGCGGTATCGAGTAGTATTGATTCGCGTACCATTATTGATAGCAACGGTGCCGAAAAATTACTTGGTAAAGGGGATATGCTCTTTATGCCAATGGGTGAAAATAAACCTGTCCGCGTACAAGGTGCGTTTTTATCCGATCAAGAAGTTGAACGTGTTGTGGAATTTGTAAAAACACAACAAGAAGCCAATTATGTTGAAGAAATGATGCCAAGTGATGATGTTTCTCAATCACTTGGAGAGTCAAGCGATGAATTATTTGATGAAATTGTTGAATTTTTAGCCGATCAAGAATTCATTAGTGTGTCTATGTTGCAACGTAAATTTAGAATTGGATTTAACCGAGCAGCACGCTTGATGGAAGAATTGGAAGAAAAGGGCATTGTTGGTCCTGCTGAAGGCACAAAACCTAGAAAAGTGTTAGGTGCAAACTACACACAAGACTAATGTCGTACCAGTGGTAAGTGTTGAGCTTTATTGAATTTATCATATTGGGTGTTGGTATTTTCCAAAAGGAGATATCAACACTAATTGAAAAAACAGAAGCGATAAGTGTTCTATATGATTTTAAATAAGCTGTCATGTCTTGATAAAAATGTATCACGTCGTGTCATGAAAATGTAGTGACATTGTTATATCGGCATGTTAATATAAGGGTATGAACAATTTAGGAGGTATCTTTATGAAAGAGATGACAGCATTAAAGTTTTACTTTAGAAATGGAGAAACATGGACTGTTCAACGTGAATCAATTGGTGATTTATGGATTAAACAAATCACAACAAGTTTTGGACGAATTGGTGAAAGTGATTTCCAAAAAATTCATCCATGTGATTCATTCCGTATTGAAGTTAAAGCGGTTGCTGACCAAGTGAACACATCTGATATTAATTCTGGTGGTTTAGAACAAGGGATGTTTAACCGTGTGAAAACTTACGAAGATATTGAAAAAATGGATATTATTTTTGATAACAATCAAAATGATTTAGTGTATTTCCCATATTCAGCTAAAGATGAAGACGGATTAGATAACGAATTTCAATCTTCAAAAGTAGGTGCTAATGGCCATTTATACATTGTGATTGACCCAAATCATTCTGTAGAAGACATTTATACAAATATATAATGATAGACCTATATCTATACTTGTGATATAATGAACGAAGAGTGTGAAAGCGCTCTATCAAAATTTAAGGAGATATTTACATATGAGTAAAATCGTAGTTGTCGGTGCAAACCACGCAGGTACATCAGCTATTAACACAATTTTAAATAATTATGGTGACAAAAATGAAGTAGTTGTTTTTGACCAAAATAACAACATTTCATTTTTAGGATGTGGGATGGCACTATGGATTGGTAAACAAATTTCTGGTCCAGAAGGTTTATTCTATTCTAATAAAGAAACTTTAGAATCAAAAGGTGCTAAAGTTTATATGGAATCACCAGTTGAATTTATTGACTATGACAAAAAAGAAGTACACGCTATTGTAAATGGTGAAAAACATGTAGAAAGCTATGATAAATTAATTTTAGCAACAGGTTCTCAACCAATTTTACCACCAATTAAAGGTGCTGAAATTCAAGAAGGTTCTCGCGAATTTAAAGCAACTTTAGAAAACTTACAATTTGTTAAGTTATACCAAAACTCAGCTGAAGTTATTGAAAAATTAAATACTAACCCAGACATTAAACGTGTTGCGGTTGTTGGTGCAGGTTACATTGGTGTTGAATTAGCGGAAGCATTCCAACGTTTAAACAAAGAAGTCACATTAGTGGATATTGCACAAACATCATTAGGTGGATACTATGATCCAGAATTTACAGACTTAATGAATAAAAACTTAGAAGACAACGGCATCAAATTGGCGTTTGGTCAAACGGTTCAAGCCGTTGAAGGTGATGGAAAAGTTGAACGTCTAGTAACAGATAAAGAAACATTCGACGTCGATATGGTTATTTTAGCTGTAGGATTCCGTCCAAATACTGCATTAGGTAACGGTAAAATCGAATTGTTCCGTAACGGTGCATTCGTTGTTAACAAAAAAGGTGAAACAAGTCTTAAAGATGTATACGCAATTGGTGACTGTGCTACAGTTTATGACAATGCATTACAAGACACTAACTACATCGCATTAGCATCAAACGCTGTTCGTACAGCAATCGTTGCTGCACACAATGCTTGTGGTACTGAATTAGAAACAGCAGGTGTTCAAGGTTCAAACGGTATTGCCATCTTTGACTTAAAAATGGTATCAACTGGTTTAACTTTAGAAAAAGCAAAACGCTTTGGATTCAATGCCGTTGCAACTGATTTTGAAGACTTACAAAAACCAGAATTTATTGAACACGACAACCATGATGTGAAACTTCGTATTGTTTACGATGCAGATACACGCGTTATTTTAGGTGCTCAAATGGCATCAAAAGAAGATGTTTCTATGGGTATGCATATGTTCTCATTAGCTATCCAAGAGCAAGTGACAATTGATAAATTAGCTTTATTAGATATTTTATTCTTGCCACACTTCAACAAACCATATAACTACATTACAATGGCAGCTTTAAGCGCAAAATAATGTGAATTTTGACACTTCCTCGTTGTAGGAAGTGTCTTTTTTTGTCTATTTTATGGTATAATTTTAGAGATACTATTTCGCAATAAGGAGACAAAATGAAAACAACTAAAAATGACCGCTTATTTGAATTAACTGTTATGATTATTGCAGTGATATTATCTGTTATCGGTATTATTTCTGTATATAGTGCAGGAAGTTATCAAGTAACAGATACAACTGCTCCAGTCAATTATATGTTGCGCCAATTACTATTTTTTATAATGTCACTTGTTGTCTGTGTGATAACGTTAAAATTGAAATATAAGTTTTTTGTTGATTATAAACTGATTAAGTATGTGGTTACGTTTATGTTAGTCCTTTTAGTCATTCTGTTTGCATTACCTGCAACAAAAGGGGCAAAAGCGTGGATCAATTTAGGCTTTATTGCCATTCAGCCAGCAGAGTTTGCAAAAATTGTATTGATTTGGGTGACGGCGCTATATTTTTCAAAAACACGCTATTTACCGAATTTAGAAGCAAGCGAACAAGATAATGCCATTCAATTTTTATGGGCCAAACATCACCAAGAAGCGTTTCCATTTTTAACGTATTTTATGATTTTGTTGTTAGTTATGTTACAGCCGGATACGGGTGGGGCAATGATTATGTTTTTAATCATTACGTTAATGTGGTTAGCGAGTGGTTTGTTTAATTTAAAAACAGCTCTTAAAATGCTAGGTATTGGTGTGGGTAGCTTAATTACTTTAGCCGTTTTAGCCATACTGATTTTAGGGGTAGATGATTATCGTTCTGTTCGACTGTTATCGTTTATTAATCCTTTTGCTCCGGCAAATCTTGATAAAACGTATCAAATTCGTCACTCGTTTTACGCGTTAGCCAACGGTGGGTTGTTTGGTGTAGGGATTGGAAATAGTGTACAAAAAACGGGGTATTTACCAGAAAATCGTACCGACTTTATTTTATCCATTATTGGTGAAGAACTTGGTTTTTTTGGCGTAATGCTTGTTATTGGTTTATTGATGACGTTAGTATTTTTGATTATTAGACGTAGTTTTATGTTGAGAGATACGTTTAATCGATTTATGTTACTTGGAATTGCTTTATTGTTCATGATCCAGACCATTTTTAATGTGGCAGGGATTACGAGTTTGCTACCTTTAACAGGGGTAACGTTACCGTTTATTAGTTATGGTGGATCGAGTATGCTGTCGAGTTTTATTTTGATTGGATTGGTCATTAAATTTTCAATTGTCGATCGACAAATGTATCCGCCGAATAATTAATGTAAGTTATTGTGATGTTTTATATAGCAGTTACAAAATATGGTGATCAAGAAATGATGTGACCATGTAGTATTGAAAATTGATAATAACAGGAGTACCTATGATACAAACAAAAAGAAAAGGTTTAATTGTATATGTCTATTCATTAAAACAGGCAAATGTATTGAAAAAATTTGGAGTGATTCACTATCAATCCAGAAAAATGAATTATGTTGTTTTATATGTGGACGATGTTAAATTAGATGACGTTATTCAAAAAATTAATAAATTACACTTTGTGCGAGCAGTGGATGTTTCTCACTTAGATGAAATTGATATGTCTTTTAAAGACGCGTTAGTACCACTTCAAAAATCGATTGAAGAGGGCGTATCATGAGAGTGATTTCCGGAGAATTTGGTGGTCGTCCTTTAAAAAGTTTACCGGGGAACACGACACGTCCAACTAGTGATAAAGTGAAAGAATCCATTTTTAACATTATTGGTCCATATTTTGATGGTGGCGTTTGTTTAGACTTATATGCCGGTAGTGGTGGATTATCGATTGAAGCCATTTCTCGTGGCATGGACAAAGCGATATTATTTGAAAAAGATCGAAAAGCACAAATCATTATTGAGCAAAATATTCAAATGACAAAGGCAACGGATCAATTTCTCTTGATAAAAGGAGATAGCCAGCGTCTACTTTACAAAGTACAAGAAAAAGTCGATTTAGTTTTTTTAGATCCACCATATGCCAAACAAATGATTGTTCAAGATATTGAACAACTTGTATCATCTCAATTAGTGGGTCGTGATACGCTAATCGTATGCGAAACAGATAAATCGGTTGAATTACCAAATATCATTTCTAAATTTAAATTATGGAAGAAAAACCAATATGGCATGTCTGCAGTATGGTTTTATGAGTTTAATGACAATGAATAAAAAAGCATTATTTACAGGTAGTTTTGATCCATTCACTAAAGGGCATCTTGATATTGTAGAAAGAGCATTGCGCCTATTTGATGAAGTTGTTATTGCCGTATCATACAACGAACATAAGCAATCGCTATTTACACCACAAGAGCGGTGTGATTTAATCAAACAGTCCATTGCGCATTTAAAAAATGTATCCGTCGTGATACATCAAAAAGGGTTATCTGTTGCATTAGCCGATAAATTAGGTTGTTGTGTCATGATTAAAGGCGCTCGAAACGGATCGGATTTTGATTATGAACAGTCAAAAATTTATTATGGACAACTTGCCTTTCCGCATATCGAAACTGTCATTTTTTCAACCAATCACGATCTAACGTTTGTGAGTTCTTCTGGCATTAAAGAATTTTTCCGTCTCAATGGCGATGTTTCACATATGGTCGATGAACACGTGAAATTGGCGTTAAGTGAAAAATTAGAAAAGGAATCGGTAACATTTACGCATGTTGGGAATTAAAATTGTTGCGGTTGGAAAAATAAAAGAAAAATATTTAGTACAAGGTATCCAAGAGTATACGAAACGGTTAGGTGCTTATTGTAAAACGGACATTATTGAAGTAAACGACGAAAAAACACCTGATAATGCCAGTCAAAAAGAAGAAGAGCGTATTTTAGAAACTGAAGGACAAAAAATATTGGCTAAAATTACGGATACTGACTATGTGATTGCCTTAGCCATTGAAGGCGAGTTAGTGACGAGTGAAAAAATCGCTGAAACGATTGAAGAGTGCGCATTATACGGAAAAAGTCGCATTGTCTTTATTATCGGTGGTTCTTTAGGGTTAAGTCCCCTTGTTAAAAAGCGTGCCGATCGTTTGATGTCTTTTGGACGTATTACGCTACCGCATCAATTAATGCGTCTTGTTTTATCCGAACAAATTTATCGTGCCTTTAGAATTAATAACAATCAAGCGTATCATAAATGATATATCGTAAAAAACGTTACTTAAATGAAAGTGACGTTTTTATTTTGTGGCTAATCACTAACGGTTTTGAAAATATTTTCCTGTTTTATAAAGGTTTTAGATGAAATGAATCGAATTCAAGAAAGTATTTACAAAAAACGGCTGAACTATTGAAAATTATTTCTAGTGATGTAAAATGTAAATGTAAGGGGTTACACACCAAGAAAGGAGGATTATATGAATTTTGAAAAACAGTTGATTGTTTCATGTCAAG
This window encodes:
- a CDS encoding FAD-dependent oxidoreductase, which translates into the protein MSKIVVVGANHAGTSAINTILNNYGDKNEVVVFDQNNNISFLGCGMALWIGKQISGPEGLFYSNKETLESKGAKVYMESPVEFIDYDKKEVHAIVNGEKHVESYDKLILATGSQPILPPIKGAEIQEGSREFKATLENLQFVKLYQNSAEVIEKLNTNPDIKRVAVVGAGYIGVELAEAFQRLNKEVTLVDIAQTSLGGYYDPEFTDLMNKNLEDNGIKLAFGQTVQAVEGDGKVERLVTDKETFDVDMVILAVGFRPNTALGNGKIELFRNGAFVVNKKGETSLKDVYAIGDCATVYDNALQDTNYIALASNAVRTAIVAAHNACGTELETAGVQGSNGIAIFDLKMVSTGLTLEKAKRFGFNAVATDFEDLQKPEFIEHDNHDVKLRIVYDADTRVILGAQMASKEDVSMGMHMFSLAIQEQVTIDKLALLDILFLPHFNKPYNYITMAALSAK
- a CDS encoding FtsW/RodA/SpoVE family cell cycle protein → MKTTKNDRLFELTVMIIAVILSVIGIISVYSAGSYQVTDTTAPVNYMLRQLLFFIMSLVVCVITLKLKYKFFVDYKLIKYVVTFMLVLLVILFALPATKGAKAWINLGFIAIQPAEFAKIVLIWVTALYFSKTRYLPNLEASEQDNAIQFLWAKHHQEAFPFLTYFMILLLVMLQPDTGGAMIMFLIITLMWLASGLFNLKTALKMLGIGVGSLITLAVLAILILGVDDYRSVRLLSFINPFAPANLDKTYQIRHSFYALANGGLFGVGIGNSVQKTGYLPENRTDFILSIIGEELGFFGVMLVIGLLMTLVFLIIRRSFMLRDTFNRFMLLGIALLFMIQTIFNVAGITSLLPLTGVTLPFISYGGSSMLSSFILIGLVIKFSIVDRQMYPPNN
- a CDS encoding YlbG family protein, whose protein sequence is MIQTKRKGLIVYVYSLKQANVLKKFGVIHYQSRKMNYVVLYVDDVKLDDVIQKINKLHFVRAVDVSHLDEIDMSFKDALVPLQKSIEEGVS
- the rsmD gene encoding 16S rRNA (guanine(966)-N(2))-methyltransferase RsmD, translated to MRVISGEFGGRPLKSLPGNTTRPTSDKVKESIFNIIGPYFDGGVCLDLYAGSGGLSIEAISRGMDKAILFEKDRKAQIIIEQNIQMTKATDQFLLIKGDSQRLLYKVQEKVDLVFLDPPYAKQMIVQDIEQLVSSQLVGRDTLIVCETDKSVELPNIISKFKLWKKNQYGMSAVWFYEFNDNE
- the coaD gene encoding pantetheine-phosphate adenylyltransferase, whose translation is MNKKALFTGSFDPFTKGHLDIVERALRLFDEVVIAVSYNEHKQSLFTPQERCDLIKQSIAHLKNVSVVIHQKGLSVALADKLGCCVMIKGARNGSDFDYEQSKIYYGQLAFPHIETVIFSTNHDLTFVSSSGIKEFFRLNGDVSHMVDEHVKLALSEKLEKESVTFTHVGN
- the rlmH gene encoding 23S rRNA (pseudouridine(1915)-N(3))-methyltransferase RlmH; translation: MGIKIVAVGKIKEKYLVQGIQEYTKRLGAYCKTDIIEVNDEKTPDNASQKEEERILETEGQKILAKITDTDYVIALAIEGELVTSEKIAETIEECALYGKSRIVFIIGGSLGLSPLVKKRADRLMSFGRITLPHQLMRLVLSEQIYRAFRINNNQAYHK